TTTCAAAAAGGATGCGATAGGCTGTATCAGCTCCATTGAGGGTATATACCTGATCGCCATCAGGTCCCGAGACAACAAGAGCGTCTACTTCACCGCGCCGAATGGAGTCCAAAACATCTTCGGCCTCTTGCAATCGCAATTTCAGCCGCTCAATTTCAGCCAATATCGACCCGTCTGTTGCAGTCTTCTGGGATTTGGTCATCTTTGCCGTAGCGCCGGATAGTCCCTTCAGTTCGGTTTCCCGCCCCATCACAGGCTTCAATTCCCCATTCGATACAGTGTTGGATAATGTTAATAGAAACCTTTCTCGACACAGAACCGTTTGACGGGTTCTCGGGAAAGGATTTTTTGCTTCTATTTGAGTTTAAGATCAAAAAAGATCAAATGTCCACAAAGATTTCGCTCAATGACCAACTTGGAATATCTGAGAGTTAAGATTTAAAAGGCGAAATGGTATAAGAGGTTACACAAAATGAAGGTTTTGGGCCTAATGGTAATGGGATTACCGCTGGCACACTTTTTCGCCTGCCGGCAAGACTCCAAAATGGACGCAGCCGATACTGCATTCAAGACTGGGTCAGCGTATTACGAGGACGATGCTTATCAATTGGCTGTAGAATCAGATGTTGTCCAAAAAGATCCACTCCCAATCATTTGCAGGAAGCAGATTTTTCTTGATTTGCTCGGTCAACTCCTCAAGAATCAGCCATTCACCCCATCCCCAAGCTACCGGTTCAGGGCTGCCCGGGTCGGCCATTGATACAATTGTGCCTTCAGCCATATAAAACCTGGGTTTCCTAGGATTTCCCCTTGTACCGGCAGGCCGACTCATGAACAGGAGCGGTTCCGTGGCGCTTACAGGCCGAGTTAACCGCACATTCATCCTCACTGTAAATCCCACTCCCTTTGTGGCCAAGAACCCCGCCCAGCCGGAGTTTTCATCAAATATGGATATGAGGACCGCAGGATGCAGTTCATCGTTCGCAATTTTGAACTGCTTGGCTCGGTCCAGATCATTGTCCACGGCCCCCCAAGTGGTAGTTACGAGAGGCGATTCCCCACGAGGATGGACTCTAAATCTCCTTTTGAGTCCAATTACTTCACGATGGTGGCCACAAACGAAACAGTTTCTGTAATAGGGGAGTTTCCTCATCCCTCCGGTGGGTTTAATAAACGGTAGGCGCTGATTAGCGTCGGCCTCGGCATGCGTAATTTGAGCCTTGAGATAAGGTGTCTTTTCGCCTCTCTTGACAATTTCCGCAATTAGCGCCGGGCCGTTAGCTCGTAACTCATGCTCTACTGAAAAGTCGGTTGTTTCTCCAATGGCTACTCCAGAGCCCCCAAATTTGTAGCTGACATCCACCGGATACTCAGGATCAGCGCATCTACGCCAGGCGTCGAGACACAAACCCATTGCTATCCCGCCGTGAGGCCGTCCTATAACTCCCTCATGATGCAACTCGAAAAGAACTTCAGTCTCAAACCTTCCGCTGGACAGCTCCATGGGCTGGGTTTTCAGAAAGGGCGAATCCCCAGTAAGGAACGAATAAGGATTATGTTTCACGATCATGATTTCCTCTCAACCGGGATTGTGGGGGTATTCCTGCCATTTCCGTTCCAATCGTGAAATGCAAATACAAAATCCGGGTATCCTGGGCGAGATGGTGTACGTGGATCTTGAGTCATGGCCAAATGTCTATAATTACTAAAAATGTAATACATTTTTAAACCATTGTAAATATCGGGAGTTTCGAACCTGTCCTATCTAAATTAAAAGATAAAACAATAACGAAGTCGAATATTAGACTGTGGCGGTCTTCCAAATATAAACGGAATCCATTATTGTTATTTGGAATCACTTGAGAAATTACTTATTGTTCCACTTACAGATTCAGACCGATGAGGCGCAGCTAATGATGGATCAAGGAAAACTCCGAGAGGAAATGGCGGGAGAGAATATTCGGGAGAGAGAAAAGACATTTAAGTCTATCACTAATTCTGTCTTTGACTCAATCATCCTGGTTAATGACATGGGGGAAATATCTTTTTGGAGCCGGGCCTCCGAGCGAATCATGGAGAGGAGTTCCCGATAGAACTTTCCCTTTCCGGCTTCAAGATGGATGGAAGGCGCCCGGATTTTCCAGGCTCGATCAAATGAAATAGATCTGGTGATACTCGACTTCGCAATGCCAAAAATGAACGGGGTTGAAGCTATTGGAGAACTCATAAGGATCAAACCGGATGTCAAGGTGATCCTGTGCAGCGGTTACACTGAGGACGCGGTAGTGCAGAGCTTTCCGGGTCAATGTCCTGCCGGTGTTTTGCATAAGCCCTATAACATGGAAGATCTGAAACGAGAACTCGAGAGATTGCTAGGGGCCACTGATTGAGTGGCTCAGAAAGGTTTCGGAGCATGTCAGGAATATTTGCCCAAGGAGAATGACAATGTTCTATCTGGAGCTGGTTCAAAACGTAGGTCTCCTGGTGTCCCTTGTCGTAATTCACGGCCAGATAATACGTCGTTGGAATAAGTACACCCTGACGTCTCAGGTCTTTTCCGGTTTTCTCTTTGGCTGTGTTGCGCTCATAGGAATGATGACGCCGGTTAATCTTATGCCCGGGCTCATATTTGATGGGCGTTCTATAGTTCTCAGTGTCGCTGGGTTGTTTGGCGGTCCTGTAACAGCGGGAATAGCCGCTATAATGAGCGCTGCGTATCGGCTCTGGCTGGGTGGTCCTGGGGTGATTATGGGCGTAAGTGTAATTTTGGAATCCGCCGGGCTTGGAGTGGCTTTCTATTATCTCCGTCCCCTCTATCCAGGGTTGACTCGAAACCTTTACTTGTTTGGGTTTGGTCTGTTGGTGCATGTGGGGATGCTCTTGCTTACTCTGGCGCTTCCTAGGGAGGCCATGCTCAAAACCCTGGAAAATATGACTATACCGGTCCTGTTGATCTTTCCTGCGGCCACATGGCTAATTTGCCTACTTTTTCTCGACCAGGAATCACGTATTTCCGCTGAGGAGAATGTTCATCGAAACGAGACGTTTCTTCAGCAGATCGTGGAAAATATACCAGACATGATCTTTGTCAAGGAAGCTGAGAATCTTAAATTTGTGCGATTCAACAAAGCTGGGGAAGATCTTCTGGGATATTCTCGAGAAGATTTACTTGGCAAGAACGACTACGACTTTTTCTCTCCGTCTCAAGCAGAGTTCTTTATTGCAAAAGATAGGGAAGTTTTGAGAAACGGAAAGCTTGTTGAAATTCCTGAAGAAGAAATAAACACGAGATTAAAGGGCAATCGGATATTACACACAAAAAAGATACCAATCCTGAACTCGGAGGGGAAGGCTCAATTTCTATTGGGAATTTCAGAGGATATCACCGAGCGCAAGAAAACAGAGGAGCAGTTGCAGCGAAACGAAGAGAAATATCAAAAACTGTATCAGGATGCGCCCTTGATGTATGTGATCACTCAGAATGAACAGGGCTTTCCCTTCATCAGCGACTGCAACAAATTGTTTCTCCGTTCCATGGGTTTTGCCCGGGAGGATGTAATTGGTAAACCTCTGGCAGATTTTTATTTGCCTGAGTCACGGGCTCGGCTGCTTGAGGGTGGCGACTATGCAAGGGCTCTTGCCGGCGAATACGTCATGGGAGAACGGCAACTGGTCACGCGAGACTGCAGACTTATCCATACACTCTTGTACACTATGCCCGAAACCGATTTCTCCGGCCATGTGACCGGAACGCGGGCCATGTTTGTAGACATCACCGCCGAACGAAAGGCGGAGGAAGCCCAGAGCCGTTTGGCCACCGCTGTTGAGCAGGCTGCGGATGCTATCATCATTACTGACTCCGCGGGAACAATCCAATACGTCAACCGGGCACAGGAGATGTTCAGTGGATATAGTATTGATGAACTTGTCGGACAAACACCCAATGTTCTCAAAATTGATTTTCACGATGGGGATTTTTATAAACAACTTTGGGACACCATTGGGGTTGGAAAAGTATGGTCTGGGAGGTTCGTCAACAAGAAGAAAGACGGGACTGAATACCATGAAGACGCTACTATCTCCCCGATTTACGATAAGTCTGGGAACCTGACGAACTTTGTAGTGGTAGAACATGATGTAACAGAACAGCTTGCTCTTCAAGAACAACTGTTCCAGGCCCAGAAGATGGAAGCGATAGGAACGCTCGCCGGGGGATTTGCGCATGACTTCAACAACAAGCTCCAGGTTATAGCTGGTTATGTGGAATTGATTCTTTTCAACAAAGACATTCCTGAGTCCGCAAGATCGGAAATGGAAGTAATACAGCAAACCGTTCAGAGTAGCGCTGAGCTAATTAAAGGGATGATGGTTTTCAGCAGGAAAACGCCCGCAGAACTTCAACCGGTTGAACTCAACAAGCTTGTTGCGCAGACAGTGTCCATGCTGATCCGATCCATGCCCAAAATGATAGAAATCGATCTTTTATTGGCTGATGATCTTTGGGCGATAAATGCCGTCGCGAATCAAATTGACCAGATATTGATGAACCTTGCAATAAACGCAAGGGACGCTATGCCGTATGGTGGGAAGGTAACCATAAAGACAAATAACATTGTACTGGATGAAGAATACTGCCGCTTCGTCCCTAACACAAAACCCGGAAGATACGCTCTGATTACGGTATCAGACACAGGCTTCGGAATGAATAAGGAGACGGCAAGTCGTATTTTTGAACCATTCTTCACCACCAAGGAAGCGGGAAAAGGAACAGGACTTGGACTCTCAGTAGTATACGGAATTGTTCAACAACATGGAGGGAAAATTATTTGTCATAGCGAACCATCCGTAGGCACGACATTCAGAATCTACTTTCCAGCCATTGAGGAAGATTAAGCGGAAGACGAATCCCATTGGGATTGCCATGTCCGTAAGGAAGTAAATCCATGGTAAAGAAAATGGACCTTGATAAGAATCGAATTACTACAAGCCACCTGAGAGGCGTCGCTGAGGAGAAACTCAGCAAGCTCCAGAATGCGACACAGAATCTAGAAGAGAAAACCCCTGAAGAGATTATCCACGAACTCCAGGTCCACCAAATTGAGCTGGAGATGCAGAATGAGGAACTAAGGAGAGTTCAGCTCGAATTGGAAGAATCACGGGATAATTACCAAATCCTGTACGATTTCTCTCCTTTAGGATACTTTACCTTAACACACAAGGGGCTTGTCACAGAGGTCAACCTAACCGGAGCGGCGCTTCTTGGAATGCCCCGTTCAAAATTAATTAAACGGGGGTTTGGACGCTTTGTATCGCCGGAGTCTGAAGGTCAGTGGTACCAGTACATCGTTACTGTGCTGGGTCATGCAGAGAAACAATCCTGCGATTTGACCCTCAAACGTGCTGATGGTTCAATAATTTACGCTAGACTCGAAAGCATACGAATTGAAGCGCTGGTAAGAGAAGGAGGGGTACAGGAGGAGCAGCCCTGTCAGATTCATATGGCGTTAATGGACATCACCGAGCGCAAACGCTTGGAAGACGAAAAGGAGCAAGTCATTATAGAGCTTTCTGAAGCTCTATCCAACGTAAAGAAACTGAGTCGATTCCTACCCATTTGCGCTTCCTGCAAGAAAATACGTGATGATACGGGTTATTGGAACGAAATTGAAAGTTACATAAGCGAACATTCTGAAACCCAATTCAGCCACAGTATCTGTCCTGACTGCATGAGAAAATTGTATCCAGAGATTGCTGATGAAATTTCTGGCCGTTTGAACGAGAACGAGAAATAGAAGATCTTTTGCATAAGCCGATTGCGCCAGATGATTTGAAATGCGTGTAGAAACAGGCTCAAGGAGATAAAGAGACAGCGCTCGATTGATTAACGACCCGGAAATCGGAGAATCATAACGTGGAAACAGAACATCACGATAGGCCAAGACGGCGGGGTTGGGTGGCCCTCTTTGTTGTAACTACTCTGGTCATCCTGTGTCTTGGTTACGCATACTACATTCATGAAATAGAGCGAGTCAGGCAAGAAAAGTATGAAGACATAGCGGCCATCGCCAAGCTGAAAGTAGGGTCGATCCAGGAGTGGCGAAAAGGACTGCTAGATGATGTTCGGGCCTTATCGTTTGGCCCTTTGTGGAATAGGGCTGTAAACGAGTGGTTACGGGAGCCTGGAAATGATACGCTCCAAAAAGATTTGAGGGACCGTTTAATAGTTGGCAAGCGACAAGGGGGGTATGTCGACGGTCTTCTTCTCGATCTCGACGGAAATGTAATTGTGTCCGTCAGTGGCAACCCTGAGTCCGTGAACGCCATTGAAAAGAAGGCTATTGGGGAATCAATCGCATCCGGTTCTCCCGTGTTGAGTGACATGTACCGCACTCCGCAAGGCACGATATCAATAGATGCGGTTGCGCCAATTCTAGACCCCAAGGGACGACCAATAGCCTTAGGAATGTATAGGACCAATTCGGAGTCTGTCCTTTTCCCCTTGATCCAAACCTGGCCAACTCCCAGTCAGACCGCAGAAACACTTTTGGTCCGAAAAGATGGAGACGATGTTCTGTTTCTCAACGACCTGCGTCATCGTCAAAACACAGCTCTTTCCCTCCGTGAACCTCTTAAAAGCCATGACCTTCCCGCCGGCCGGGCCGTATCCGGGAAAAAGGGACTATTCCAGGGGAAGGACTACCGTGGTGTGGAAGTCCTGGCGGACCTGCGCCCAATTCCGGATTCGCCCTGGTTCATGGTGGCCAAGGTGGATACCAGTGAAATCCTCGCTGAAGCTCGTTACAGAGGGGCCGTAGTTATAATCTTTTCCGGACTCTTCATCCTTCTGACCGCGGGCTTTGCCGCCTATGGGTACAGACATCGCCAGGCAAGACTATATCAAGACCTTTACAAGTCGGAGCGTGAGCTACGGGAGGCTGAGGAGCTGTTTCGGACTACTCTGTACAGTATTGGTGACGCGGTGATAACCACGGACACCAGAGGCTTGGCGCAACGGATGAATCCAGTGGCTGAACGGCTCACGG
This sequence is a window from Desulfomonilaceae bacterium. Protein-coding genes within it:
- a CDS encoding response regulator; the protein is MEGARIFQARSNEIDLVILDFAMPKMNGVEAIGELIRIKPDVKVILCSGYTEDAVVQSFPGQCPAGVLHKPYNMEDLKRELERLLGATD
- a CDS encoding PAS domain S-box protein — translated: MFYLELVQNVGLLVSLVVIHGQIIRRWNKYTLTSQVFSGFLFGCVALIGMMTPVNLMPGLIFDGRSIVLSVAGLFGGPVTAGIAAIMSAAYRLWLGGPGVIMGVSVILESAGLGVAFYYLRPLYPGLTRNLYLFGFGLLVHVGMLLLTLALPREAMLKTLENMTIPVLLIFPAATWLICLLFLDQESRISAEENVHRNETFLQQIVENIPDMIFVKEAENLKFVRFNKAGEDLLGYSREDLLGKNDYDFFSPSQAEFFIAKDREVLRNGKLVEIPEEEINTRLKGNRILHTKKIPILNSEGKAQFLLGISEDITERKKTEEQLQRNEEKYQKLYQDAPLMYVITQNEQGFPFISDCNKLFLRSMGFAREDVIGKPLADFYLPESRARLLEGGDYARALAGEYVMGERQLVTRDCRLIHTLLYTMPETDFSGHVTGTRAMFVDITAERKAEEAQSRLATAVEQAADAIIITDSAGTIQYVNRAQEMFSGYSIDELVGQTPNVLKIDFHDGDFYKQLWDTIGVGKVWSGRFVNKKKDGTEYHEDATISPIYDKSGNLTNFVVVEHDVTEQLALQEQLFQAQKMEAIGTLAGGFAHDFNNKLQVIAGYVELILFNKDIPESARSEMEVIQQTVQSSAELIKGMMVFSRKTPAELQPVELNKLVAQTVSMLIRSMPKMIEIDLLLADDLWAINAVANQIDQILMNLAINARDAMPYGGKVTIKTNNIVLDEEYCRFVPNTKPGRYALITVSDTGFGMNKETASRIFEPFFTTKEAGKGTGLGLSVVYGIVQQHGGKIICHSEPSVGTTFRIYFPAIEED
- a CDS encoding PAS domain-containing protein is translated as MVKKMDLDKNRITTSHLRGVAEEKLSKLQNATQNLEEKTPEEIIHELQVHQIELEMQNEELRRVQLELEESRDNYQILYDFSPLGYFTLTHKGLVTEVNLTGAALLGMPRSKLIKRGFGRFVSPESEGQWYQYIVTVLGHAEKQSCDLTLKRADGSIIYARLESIRIEALVREGGVQEEQPCQIHMALMDITERKRLEDEKEQVIIELSEALSNVKKLSRFLPICASCKKIRDDTGYWNEIESYISEHSETQFSHSICPDCMRKLYPEIADEISGRLNENEK